A single Penaeus chinensis breed Huanghai No. 1 chromosome 7, ASM1920278v2, whole genome shotgun sequence DNA region contains:
- the LOC125027310 gene encoding protein zer-1 homolog, whose amino-acid sequence MGTTNIYCPWEDSSPESLLDLCGKYVISHPETFCVLHPESGLWCLRPGLALPMEICEKLITLWQDGDPKGLDDKFINIFKDLACTRLKRITLRNSSVSDHGLNLLLSHHLVEVDISNCSKLTERTLENINKVGETLTALVIGKTKTVLPDSVSLPESSDSSDSSPLSEIEQRGFILKTPNLRKLVVRDLYLPMEPQYFALLMKPLSKLTHLDMSGCFFLDELTYILHMKFLVSLNLHSVQRIQDAVPTIMKIKTLKFLDISQVNQKYGMFESPNTVLGNLVTSLPNLTGLDISGTNLPGDGTFDNYRESDKNGVKEEDMDTDNLCDIPGLQSRENNPLEFLGLYNTTHAACHRSHIPAKLVTGDANEEQILAAIAAYLDRPEVLVKALNELFHIFRFETCHDQQRALNLIILSMLRHRPDKHIQISGSASLFYIAKSEDKSGLSVRARRKMIVVLLDAMETHLDDSTMMRNGCLTLCQFRIPQDVLFEYPRLVLLVLHLIRGRGDGDDFVSRIAIYLLNSLACQVDGEQKELVGDLGTIETMLKLISDRLQQHVHDDMLEIAWSAMWNVTDETPVNCQRFLDGHGMTYFQKCLREFPDKPELLRNMMGLLGNVAEVKELRCRLMTSDLLTTFADLLDSNSDGIEVSYNAAGVLSHIASDGVEAWTIDHPTRNEVLERMVAAIERWDLASKRNINYRSFQPILRLLEVYHTPQCQHWAAWALANLTRVYPDKYCSLVEEEGGIQLLEVLLKSSIPYMRIQNLAKIVITQCQHYKDFGSLERMDLDSDS is encoded by the exons ATGGGAACTACAAATATTTACTGCCCCTGGGAGGATAGCTCGCCAGAGTCTCTCCTTGACCTCTGCGGGAAATATGTAATATCTCACCCTGAAACCTTTTGTGTTCTCCATCCTGAGtcaggcctttggtgcctcagacCAGGCCTGGCTCTGCCAATGGAAATATGTGAAAAGCTTATAACGTTATGGCAAGATGGCGATCCTAAGGGGTTGGATGataaattcattaatatatttaaagaCCTGGCATGCACAAGGCTAAAAAGAATAACATTAAGAAACTCCTCAGTGTCCGACCATGGGCTGAATCTTTTACTCTCTCATCATTTAGTGGAAGTAGATATAAGTAACTGCAGTAAACTTACAGAAAGAACattagaaaatattaataaagttgGTGAAACTTTGACAGCCTTAGTGATTGGCAAGACAAAGACTGTGCTGCCAGACTCAGTGAGTCTCCCAGAGTCAAGTGATAGCTCTGATTCCAGTCCTCTGAGTGAAATTGAGCAAAGAGGCTTCATTCTTAAGACTCCCAATTTACGGAAACTTGTCGTGCGAGACCTCTACCTGCCCATGGAGCCCCAGTACTTTGCTCTCCTCATGAAGCCACTCTCAAAGCTGACCCACCTGGACATGTCAGGCTGCTTCTTCCTGGATGAGCTGACCTACATCCTCCACATGAAGTTTCTAGTCTCGCTGAATCTGCACAGCGTCCAGAGGATACAAGATGCAGTTCCCACCATCATGAAAATTAAGACTTTGAA ATTTCTGGATATTTCTCAAGTTAACCAGAAGTATGGCATGTTTGAGTCCCCCAACACTGTTTTAGGGAATTTGGTTACCAGTTTGCCAAATTTAACAGGACTGGACATCTCTGGAACAAATTTACCAGGGGATGGAACATTTGACAACTATAGAGAATCAGATAAG AATGgtgtaaaagaagaagatatgGACACAGACAACTTGTGCGACATCCCAGGCCTCCAAAGTCGTGAAAACAACCCACTTGAGTTTTTAGGCCTGTACAACACAACTCATGCTGCCTGCCACAGAAGTCACATCCCAGCCAAATtg GTCACTGGGGATGCAAATGAAGAGCAAATCTTAGCTGCAATTGCAGCATACTTGGACAGACCAGAAGTGCTAGTCAAAGCACTGAATGAGCTGTTCCACATCTTCCGTTTTGAGACCTGTCATGACCAACAGCGTGCTCTCAATCTCATCATCCTTTCAATGTTGAGACACAGACCTGACAAACACATTCAGATATCTGGCAG TGCATCATTGTTCTATATTGCCAAGAGTGAAGACAAGAGTGGGTTAAGTGTTCGAGCAAGACGGAAAATGATTGTTGTGCTGTTAGATGCAATGGAGACCCATCTTGATGACTCAACTATGATGCGTAATGGCTGTCTAACTCTGTGCCAGTTTAGAATACCACAAGATGTT CTCTTTGAGTATCCTCGCCTGGTGTTGCTGGTTTTGCACTTGATTCGTGGACGTGGTGATGGAGACGATTTTGTCAGCCGCATTGCAATCTATCTCCTTAATTCTCTTGCATGTCAAGTAGATGGAGAGCAGAAGGAACTTGTGGGAGATCTTGGAACCATTGAG ACTATGTTGAAGCTGATCAGTGATAGATTGCAACAACATGTTCATGATGACATGCTTGAGATTGCATGGTCAGCAATGTGGAATGTAACAGATGAAACTCCAGTTAATTGTCAGAGATTCTTAGATGGTCATGGCATGACCTACTTCCAGAAGTGTCTTAGG GAATTTCCTGACAAACCAGAACTTCTACGCAATATGATGGGGTTGCTAGGAAATGTTGCTGAGGTGAAAGAACTGAGATGCCGTCTCATGACTTCAGACTTGCTGACCACCTTTGCTGATTTACTAGATTCTAATTCAGATGGGATTGAG GTTAGTTACAATGCAGCAGGAGTATTATCTCACATTGCAAGTGATGGGGTGGAAGCATGGACCATCGACCATCCAACAAGGAATGAAGTTCTGGAGCGAATGGTGGCAGCTATTGAGCGATGGGATCTTGCGTCTAAAAGAAATATCAACTATAG GTCATTTCAACCAATATTGAGGCTTCTAGAGGTGTACCACACACCACAGTGTCAACATTGGGCTGCTTGGGCACTTGCCAACCTTACTAGGGTTTATC CTGATAAATATTGTTCATTAGTTGAAGAAGAAGGTGGCATCCAGCTCCTAGAAGTGCTTCTCAAGTCATCAATACCATACATGCGGATCCAAAACTTAGCCAAGATCGTCATTACTCAGTGCCAACATTATAAG